ACTCATAGTACTCACTGCCATGAGTCTTCCAATCACCCAGACACATCCAGCAGAAATCTAAACACAACAGCcccattacaaaaaaaattataaattcaaTGTATTTTAAATCCAAGTTATAGAAACTAAAAAtcacaggggaaaaaaaaaaaaaaaaaaatcataccatgTTTACACTTGGAGCATTGCTGCAAAGAGAGACAAAAATATGTTGAATGAAAACAAACCTCACTATTATCACCTTAaaaattttctttgaaaaaaatatatatatttttagaattcTGAAGACAACATAAGGACAGAAAAGGAGGGGTGTACTAAAGAGAATGCACTACTCACCATGTGGTTGCATCCTCCATTCTTCTCAATGCAGATATTGCACTTGGGGCACTGGGGATGAAATCAAAGCAGTCAACACACTCTGAACCTCAGTTTATGCTAATTACACTGTGTAAATAAACCTGTGTGTCTTACGTCTTTAGTGTGAGCACTGATGTAGTTGGCTGTCTCAGAGTCATCTGCACATTTTGTCAGCCATTTGCGGATGGTAGCGCAGTCTGTGGGGGCATGGTACATCTGTCTGCATTTAAAACTGAAGAGGACAGACACAGTCCATTAAAATGTACCCACATGCACTCTTTCATCATCCAATCATCCACATGCCACCAAGTTTGAGGAGTAACAGAAAGCAAGTAACGgcattacttatttaaaatacaaaatataagtaactgtattccactacagttcaaatttaaataattggtaattagaaaacagtcacattcaaaaagtattttgattactgaagagaatattttgcatttcattgtcatctgttccatttaatatttagtgctttcagatggaaaacatttatacatataaattatgtgatccaaagtgcatttgaacagcggtgaaacactttctaataatgtgttacattcacacaAGCTGACAGAGAAGTACTTTTAAAGTAAGTTTTgagtagaagaaatagaaataaaccttgtgtaaattgtcagctttatagCTGCTTATTTATATccattttacatgtaaatgttaccaggcacgatcatatttttttatcaagaaaattcacattagatcataataaaaaaaattatagtatgaaatttgatattagggcaaaaatcatattgttgatgataatttttgtattgttttcctgtaaaaaatatcaaaaaatccttaaaacaagataaatttgatttatcttgttttagaaacaacactgcataagaagtagtaatccaaaagtatttagaatacgttactgaccttgtgtaatctaacggaacatgttacaaattacattttacagcatgtattctgtaatctgtagtggaatactttttaATGGTAACCCTCTCAAAACCTGTATACCACACACTAGGGATTAAATGTTTGAATCAGAATTCAAATCCAAGCATGTTGCAGGGTTACCATTGTTTTTGACTAATGAATTTCCAGGACTTTTCCAGTTATTGATGATAACTGGTAAAAgatttataaaaatcattatgattAAGACCAATTCACATATGAACATTTCAGAACAATTTGTAAACCATTTGACTGAGTCattgaaaagaacaaaagaatGATTCAATCCTAAATCTTACAACACTATgtctttcaaatatattttactcTACACAATCTCGACATAAAAGCATGAAAATATAAATGGACTATAAAATAATTTGCGCGAGATGCGTTTCTTGTGATCTGAAGTGTTTGTGGGTTTGTGTAATACCAGAAAACCTCTCCACAGCGATTGCACTGCACTCTACGAGCTCGAGGTTTCTGCACCTGTATAACTATTGGACAGTCTGCACCAGGACACAACTGCAGCTGGAAATGactctgcagaaaaaaaaattaaaaaggaaatTAACCAGGACAAACagattaaaaggaatagtttacaaaacaacacaaattctgtcattatttaccatcATGTCAttgcaaacctgtttgacttcccTTCTGCGGAATACAAAAGGTACATTTGTGAAAAATATTCTTGCAATTCTTTCCAATATAATGAGAAAAACAACGCtatattcctcacacaaagctgccGTATGGTTTAAGAGGACTTGGGATATAACATACAAGTCATAGGGACCACATTTATGaaacatttatggtgcttttttgtgatTATGGAGCTTGACAcccccagtcctcattcactttcattatatggaaaagagtggccaggatattcttcgATATTCTTCTACAAAGTCATACgaatttggaataacatgagggtgaataaattatgacagaatattcaatTTTGGCTAAACTAATCTTTTAAAACAGATCAGTTAGATATCCTATTAGTCTCCTCAGATTTGATAAAACAGACACAAACCTCCACATAATCCCTGAAGAGGTAGCGTCTGTATTTGTCCTTCAGTTCCTCACTGGACAGCAGAGGAAGAACGAAATCATCTGGCATTCGAAGAGAGCAGTCCTGTGCCATGCAGGAGATTTCTACACACACAATCCATGAGATCAATAACATATTTGCCTTACACTGCCTTACACTCACTTTTCAAGCACAGAGAGTGTGCGCGTATACTCACCTACTCCCACGCCATCTTTGACAAGTACAGTGCAGTGCTGCTCCCAGCATGCCTTGCAAAAGGAGTGCTGACAGGGTAGAGAGAGGAGAGCGTCTCTCCGGACCAGCTGCAGACACACCCCACACTGCTGCGACACTCCGACCTGAATACACACAAGAGAGAAAAGTACTTCTAAGATCCATCTGTTGACACTTCACAAAAGCCAAGTTCTGCTCCGGCATACATTGCCATTTgaccagtcagtcagtcagacacacacacacacacacaagtgccaTTGATTTTTATAATTAATGCGCTACTACTGTATGTTGAGTAATTGCTGTGGACATCAGGAACAACAAACTAATGGGAAGGATTTCACACCCATTTCCATCAGCCAGTTCGAGAGGGAAAGGTTTTCAAGAGCCATTTTCAactatgttaaagggatatttcacccaaaaaatacaaattctgtcatcatttattcctcATGTTGGTCACACACCCTATATGACATACTTtcggagatgttaggtagaatgttatcctcagtcaccatatattttcattgtatggagcaaaaaaaaaaaatgcaatgaaagtgaatagtgactgaggctacattctacctaacatcatcTTTAGTGATCCatagaagaaagaagtcatacaggtttggaacagcatcaGGATGAGTaaaatgacagaagtttcattttgggtgaactatatcatTAACATTTTAGAGTTTGAGAGCTTCTATGATGTGGCTGGATAAaactagttttgttttgttttattttaagtcTGTCAGGTTTATAAAATCTTAAAACCTTTTTACGCTTTCAGAAAACTTTTAGTCAACATTCAATTCTTGTCCCAACACACTTTCTTTTTCTAGTTGTAAACCTGTTACTATTTAACAAGGGACATAGAGCTTTAAATGAGAATTATCAGGCCTAAACACAAACATTATTAGTACTCACACAGAGAGATCTGCAGGTGCTGGTGGACTGCGCGTGGGCATCACAAAGCAACTGAGAAGAATTGGACTTAAacctacaaaaagaaaaaaacacattcaaagaTTTTGATAGAAGTAATGGATAGCTGACAAAAGATAAAACTAATTTGGGGTTTCAACATCTAGATTCtgggttaaagctgaagtgtgtaatttctgcgccactagcactaccgaatggaattgcacaaataaacattgttttcaaacagtctTCAAAATAACGTCTGTCATTGTCACAAACACATCATTGGTTGAGTGTTGTTGTATTGGGCTGGACTAGTCATTTAAAACAAAGaggaatttttatagcaccacagagacagtgtttacagtttttatacaaattaacctacaaatggattacttatattGCACTCTGCATATTaaagaacattttttaaattttttaaatttaccctcatgccatcccagatgtgtatggctttctatcttctgccgaacacaaagattttcagaagaatatttcagctctgtagatccattcaatgctagtgaatgggtaccaaaatttggaagctccaaaattcacaaagagagcataaaagttatccataagaccccagtggttaaatctatatcttcaggagttatatgattggtgtgggtgagaaacagaccaatttgtaagtcttttttattactttttttactataaattctcctccctgcccagtaagtggcgatatgcatgaagaatgtgaatcaccaaaaacaaaagaagatgagattgatagcaaaaaaggacttgttctgttttcacccacacttatgtCACTTCTGGATTTAACCacgggagtcatatggattactttaattgcttcctttattttcttttggagcttcaaaatgttcacttgcattgtatggacctacaaagctgaaatattcttctaaaaatcttcgtgttcagcagaagttagttagttaattagttagtgATTTTACGCCATGCCAGCTTCCAAGGCTATTTTCATGgtgaaaagaaaattaaaatatattaaaagataaacaattaaggtttttcaaatgtattttcgaTAAGAACTCTAAAACTGATCTCTTCaatcatttcaaaagtaaaatagaataataaagtAAAATCAATTCCTAGAAGAAATAAAACCAgcacaataaaattaaaaaaaagtttcaagGATGGTGGATTCTGGCATTTGTTACATAATGGTGGATTGTCGTCTAATATTAAAAACATATGTGCGAGTCTGGAATGTCCTACTCGGCAATGGGTGTAAATTATCTGATGAGttcagtaaaagaaaaaaaaaaaagtcaaatatcttGAATGGTGGGAgtgggagaaaataataatagaacttagggtgaactatccttttaagctaGGATAGAAGAGAGTTTAACAATGAataagttacacacttcagctttatacATGTACACAGGAAGGTGCCGATTTTAGGTACTGTAAgattttcaccattttaattaCCTTAAGTGCAGTtcaataattgtaattatttaagTGCAGTTCACTTAAATAGTCATAAgttgtgacaaattaatttttaaaagtacacGTATTCCACATGTATTCTCTCAATAAGTGTGATGTTATAAAAACAGCATGTTTAATAATCATACAAGAATCAGAAACTGCTTCACTTTTCATGTGAACTCCCCATAAATGTGTTCATAGCTTTATGTGCATGTGGACATCTTGCATTACCTTTCGAGTATTTGTGACACCTGCCATTGAAACTGTACAAGAACCAGTCTGGCCACAGCTGGTGACACCTGAAGAAAGAGACAGTATCTTTGTACAGACAAACCAAACCCATTGAACAGTCTAAACAAGTTATTggttgaaaacacacacacacacacacacacacacacacacacacacacacacacacacacatacagttaaAGTGTTCTCAGCCAACACTAAACCTGCTAAACATCTCAGCTAAACACAGACTGTCCCTCACACACCCTCTCTTTTTGGTCACATACCTTTAGGGCACTGGCAACATTGTGGACTTCTTCAGTTAGTA
This window of the Xyrauchen texanus isolate HMW12.3.18 chromosome 27, RBS_HiC_50CHRs, whole genome shotgun sequence genome carries:
- the arih2 gene encoding E3 ubiquitin-protein ligase ARIH2, yielding MSVDMSSQASDSNEELEDDEDFVEGDIANYYDGLDDDVAIEEPFDPEEYQFNCLTYKESQKVLTEEVHNVASALKVSPAVARLVLVQFQWQVSQILERFKSNSSQLLCDAHAQSTSTCRSLCVGVSQQCGVCLQLVRRDALLSLPCQHSFCKACWEQHCTVLVKDGVGVEISCMAQDCSLRMPDDFVLPLLSSEELKDKYRRYLFRDYVESHFQLQLCPGADCPIVIQVQKPRARRVQCNRCGEVFCFKCRQMYHAPTDCATIRKWLTKCADDSETANYISAHTKDCPKCNICIEKNGGCNHMQCSKCKHDFCWMCLGDWKTHGSEYYECSRYKENPDIVNQSQQAQAREALKKYLFYFERWENHNKSLQLEAQTYQRIQEKIQERVMNNLGTWIDWQYLQNAAKLLAKCRYTLQYTYPYAYYMESGPRKKLFEYQQAQLEAEIENLSWKVERADSYERGEPSANDRGDLENQMHIAEQKRQTLLKDFHDT